GGGGTCAACCAGAACCAAAACTGTAAGAATATTCCAAAGAATTGACCAACATCACTAAAAAACACATTGAGCACGCCGATAGTCATACCTAAGCCAACTGCGAATATTATCAACACCGCGATAACTGGAATAATTGACAAAATCACAACTCCGGGAAAGTAGCCGCTAATCAACAGAAAAATGCAGAAAATAGCGAATACAATAAGGAAGTTAAGTAATGCGCTGCCAATGATTATGGCTGGAATACAAATTCGCGGAAAATTAATCTTCTTCAGCAAATTTCCGTTGTCGACAAACATTACCTGTGAGCGAGAGACTATTTCGGCAAACAGCCCCCAACTTAATACCCCCGCACAAAGATAAATACTGTATGCAAATGAGTGATCAACACCTGGTAATTTCGCACGCATAATCTGTGAAAAAATAACCGTATAAATCACTATCATCGCCAAGGGATTGAGAATATTCCACACTGCACCCAGCAGCGAATTCCTATATTTCGCCTGAAACTCTCGCTTAATACTACCAAATATAAAACTGCGATACTGCCATAATCCCTGAATCATATTAAACATTATTTATGGAATCCTGTTATGATGTTTTCTATTTCTTTAATCTGTCTGGTAACCGTGTTTTTATCATCTTTGGCTTCAATATTCAGCCTTAACAAGGCTTCGGTATTCGAGCAGCGTAGATTAAATCTCCAATCATTAAGCTCAATAGAGATACCGTCCGTTTTATCGATCTCAACATCACACCCGTAAATAGCCTCAATCTCATTAAGCACTTTGTCGATATCCGCAACCTTATAGTTAATTTCACCGCTGCAAGGGAACTTATTCATGCGATCACCAACCAGTTGGCTCAATGTCTTCTCTTTGGCGGAAAGCAACGCAGCCACCAGCAGCCATGGGATCATCCCGCTGTCGCAATAGGCAAAATCACGGAAGTAATGGTGCGCACTCATCTCGCCGCCGTAGATAGCGTCTTCTTTACGCATCCGTTCTTTAATAAATGCATGGCCAGTTTTAGACATGACCGGAACACCCCCCGCTTGGTTAACAATATCAATAGTATTCCAGGACAAGCGAGGATCGTGGATAATCTTGGCCCCTGGGTTGGTGTGCAAGAAAGCCTGTGCCAGCAGCCCGACAATGTAATAACTTTCGATAAAACTCCCTTGCTCATCGAACAGGAAACAGCGGTCAAAGTCGCCATCAAAAGCAATGCCCATATCGGCCTGATGCGCCAGCACCGCTTTAGCCGTATCGTCACGGCATTCAGGTAATAATGGATTAGGGATACCGTTCGGGAAATTACCATCCGGCTGATGATGCACTTTCACAAAAGAGACAGGGATGTTGTCGCGCTTAAAACGGCGTTCAATCTCATCAATGACGTGCCCCGCCGCGCCGTTACCAGAGTTGATAACCAGCTTCATTGGCTTCAACGCCGTTGTATCGATATAACTCAATAGATGATTAACGTACTCGTTCAAGATCGTTATTTGCTGATAGCTACCGCGTTTGTTTGCTGCAACCGGAGGAAATGCATTGTCTTGCGCCAACTGTTTGATTGCCAGCAGGCCGGTATCGCCACTTATTGGCTGGGCGTTGGCGCGTACCAGTTTCATACCGTTGTAATTCATTGGGTTATGACTTGCGGTCACTTCTATCCCGCCATCCATGCCAAGATGGAAAGTAGCAAAATAGACCTCTTCGGTTCCGCTCACGCCAATGTCATACACATCAGCACCTGCATCTTGCAGCCCATTCGCTAACGCCAACTTAAGAGCTTCGCTGCTAAGGCGCACGTCCCCACCGACAATCACGCGTAACGGCTTAAGATATTCCCCATAAGCTCGGCCGATGCGGTAGGCAATATCTTCGTTCAGCTCTTCACCAAGTTGGCCACGAATATCATATGCTTTAAAACAGGTTAGGCTATTCATTAAAACCTCAAAATTTAGCAACGACCGTAATGATCTTTGATACGAATAATGTCATCGTTCCCTAAATAAGAACCCGCCTGCACTTCAATCAGTTCCAAAGGTATATTACCTGGGTTTTCTAAACGGTGAACCACGCCAATGGGAATGAATGTCGACTGATTTTCAGTCAATAGAAAAGTTTTATCTCCGGTTGTCACTCTGGCCGTACCTGCAAGCACCACCCAATGCTCAGTACGATGATGGTGTATCTGCAAGGAAAACGCTTCGCCTGGGTTCACGGTTATGCGGTTTACACAGAAACGTTTTTCGGCGACCAAGATATCGCAGATGCCCCATGGCCGGTAAACTTCACGATGTCTTCTATATTCGCTACGATTGTGTTTTTTCAGATATTCAACTACTTTTTTGACATCCTGTACCTTTGATTTATCAACCACCAGTACAGCATCCTTGGTATTAACCATCACCAGATTATCGACGCCAACAGCAGCCACCAATTTTTCATCGGTATTGATATAACAGTCATGAGTGTTATGCAGGAAGGTATCACCAGTTAATGCATTGCCGGCCTCATCCTTCGGGCTGACTTCCCACAAAGCAGACCATGATCCAACATCACTCCATCCAGCATCTAGCGGTATCATGACGGCATCCTGGGTTTTCTCCATCACCGCATAATCGATCGATTCATCAGGGCAGCACGCAAAAGCGTCTTGTTTAACGTTGATGAAATTCTTATCGCCCCCGGTATCACTCAGAGCGTGCTGGCAGGCAGCCAAAATATCTGGACGAAACTTCTCCAATTCTTCTAAATAGCGCTTGGCACGGAACATGAACATACCGCTGTTCCAAAAATATTCTCCAGAATCCACGTAATTTTGGGCGGTGGCAAGATCGGGTTTTTCGACAAAACGCTTTACGCAAGTCGCAGAAACATGCTCACCCCAGCTTTCGCCACGCTGGATATAGCCATATCCTGTTTCCGGCCCAGTGGGCACAATACCGAATGTCACCAGGCTTTGCCCCGCAGCAAAAGCCTGTGCTGCCTCGATAGCCGCATGAAACGCCCCAATATCCTTGATGATATGATCTGCCGCCAAGACCAACATGATGGGATCGTGCCCTTGCGCAAGGGCGTTTAGTGCTGCCAGCGCGATCGCTGGCGCAGTATTGCGTCCTACCGGTTCCAAGATGATGTTGTGTGACAACATGTCGATTTGACGCAGTTGTTCAGCCACCATAAAGCGGTGATCCTGGTTACAGATGACGACAGGTTCACTGATCTCAACACCATCAAGGCGGTTTAATGTTTCCTGCAACATTGAATGGAAGCTATGCAAACGCAGAAATTGCTTTGGATGAAGTTCACGGGACATCGGCCACAAACGGCTACCAGTGCCGCCTGCCATAATTACAGGTAATAACATTTCTAATCCTTTATCACGGTCCGTAAAATAACCTAAAAATACAATAAATTAAATAAATATCACTGTGTGTATGTGCGCATTCTTAACGCGGCTAGCGGGCTGAAACTTCAAGCATGTCAAACGACGAATGGGCTACCCGTAGCTCAACAAGCCACAGCTTACCCCACCAGCAGGCAAGCTACCGCCCTTGGCTCAACAGCTACCAACCAACTGACAGTCAATGTGTTACTTATTATCCCCCAGCCTGTTTGGCTCCGAGTAAAATCAGCACAAGTTGTCGTGTGATTGGCATCGAGACAGGCTATAGAGAGAGTAAACGCAATAAATTTTTTTTACTCAGTATGCTACCATCTTGCC
The sequence above is drawn from the Serratia symbiotica genome and encodes:
- a CDS encoding phosphomannomutase/phosphoglucomutase produces the protein MNSLTCFKAYDIRGQLGEELNEDIAYRIGRAYGEYLKPLRVIVGGDVRLSSEALKLALANGLQDAGADVYDIGVSGTEEVYFATFHLGMDGGIEVTASHNPMNYNGMKLVRANAQPISGDTGLLAIKQLAQDNAFPPVAANKRGSYQQITILNEYVNHLLSYIDTTALKPMKLVINSGNGAAGHVIDEIERRFKRDNIPVSFVKVHHQPDGNFPNGIPNPLLPECRDDTAKAVLAHQADMGIAFDGDFDRCFLFDEQGSFIESYYIVGLLAQAFLHTNPGAKIIHDPRLSWNTIDIVNQAGGVPVMSKTGHAFIKERMRKEDAIYGGEMSAHHYFRDFAYCDSGMIPWLLVAALLSAKEKTLSQLVGDRMNKFPCSGEINYKVADIDKVLNEIEAIYGCDVEIDKTDGISIELNDWRFNLRCSNTEALLRLNIEAKDDKNTVTRQIKEIENIITGFHK
- a CDS encoding mannose-1-phosphate guanylyltransferase/mannose-6-phosphate isomerase, producing the protein MLLPVIMAGGTGSRLWPMSRELHPKQFLRLHSFHSMLQETLNRLDGVEISEPVVICNQDHRFMVAEQLRQIDMLSHNIILEPVGRNTAPAIALAALNALAQGHDPIMLVLAADHIIKDIGAFHAAIEAAQAFAAGQSLVTFGIVPTGPETGYGYIQRGESWGEHVSATCVKRFVEKPDLATAQNYVDSGEYFWNSGMFMFRAKRYLEELEKFRPDILAACQHALSDTGGDKNFINVKQDAFACCPDESIDYAVMEKTQDAVMIPLDAGWSDVGSWSALWEVSPKDEAGNALTGDTFLHNTHDCYINTDEKLVAAVGVDNLVMVNTKDAVLVVDKSKVQDVKKVVEYLKKHNRSEYRRHREVYRPWGICDILVAEKRFCVNRITVNPGEAFSLQIHHHRTEHWVVLAGTARVTTGDKTFLLTENQSTFIPIGVVHRLENPGNIPLELIEVQAGSYLGNDDIIRIKDHYGRC
- a CDS encoding ABC transporter permease — encoded protein: MFNMIQGLWQYRSFIFGSIKREFQAKYRNSLLGAVWNILNPLAMIVIYTVIFSQIMRAKLPGVDHSFAYSIYLCAGVLSWGLFAEIVSRSQVMFVDNGNLLKKINFPRICIPAIIIGSALLNFLIVFAIFCIFLLISGYFPGVVILSIIPVIAVLIIFAVGLGMTIGVLNVFFSDVGQFFGIFLQFWFWLTPIVYSVTILPENLREYVSYNPLAGIVMACQAVLVKGEWPDWYGILPTTIVGLLLCILGMHLFQKRAAEMVDEL